A region from the Benincasa hispida cultivar B227 chromosome 12, ASM972705v1, whole genome shotgun sequence genome encodes:
- the LOC120067721 gene encoding protein FANTASTIC FOUR 3-like — protein sequence MATMVYRSLQSCLDSNLVDQRTFIFPPFDLPLKHPFPDSSKSLIHSDQCQIPNNSSPAGIPNSGAGGWTFLQSLDVGETPVSKPESFYVHPLAKRFNPTGLSEKSLKLCTENLGNETGSDIIENNIFSPETDGEDLQRKWERKSHSYSNSHSHQFPPPLTTIGETESFRVMPHREEGRLIIAAVRAPARLPCFQAERSGGRLKLCFMTTEESEEMDSGDEEVGAETETATMMKNEENGENNGRVNLEQFSIATF from the coding sequence ATGGCTACCATGGTTTACCGAAGTTTACAATCATGTCTTGACTCTAATCTTGTCGATCAAAGAACCTTCATTTTCCCTCCCTTTGATCTCCCTTTAAAACACCCCTTTCCCGACTCTTCTAAATCCTTAATCCATTCCGATCAATGCCAGATTCCAAATAATTCTTCCCCTGCTGGAATTCCCAATTCCGGAGCCGGAGGCTGGACTTTCCTTCAATCCCTCGATGTCGGCGAGACTCCGGTGAGTAAACCAGAATCTTTTTATGTCCACCCACTTGCTAAACGGTTTAACCCAACTGGCCTGAGCGAGAAAAGCTTGAAACTCTGTACTGAAAATTTGGGTAATGAAACCGGTAGTGATATAATCGAGAATAATATTTTCTCGCCGGAGACTGACGGTGAGGATTTGCAGAGAAAATGGGAAAGAAAATCCCATTCTTATTCTAATTCTCATTCCCATCAATTTCCCCCGCCGTTGACAACGATTGGTGAAACAGAGTCGTTTAGGGTGATGCCCCACCGGGAAGAGGGGAGGCTGATAATTGCGGCGGTGAGAGCTCCGGCGAGGCTGCCGTGTTTTCAAGCAGAGAGAAGTGGCGGTCGCCTGAAGCTCTGTTTCATGACAACAGAGGAAAGTGAAGAAATGGACAGCGGCGATGAGGAGGTCGGAGCTGAAACGGAGACGGCGACGATgatgaaaaatgaagaaaatgggGAGAACAATGGTCGAGTAAATTTGGAGCAATTTAGTATTGCTACTTTTTGA